In the genome of Arachis stenosperma cultivar V10309 chromosome 6, arast.V10309.gnm1.PFL2, whole genome shotgun sequence, the window aattacttaggtgaaccttatggaaacacctataactcatcatggagaaatcatccaaatttctcatggaaggatcaacaaaaacctcaacaaggttttaacaatggtggacgtactaggctgaataatagtaagccatatccatcatcttctcagcaacagacagagaattctgaacaaaatacttctaatttagccaatatagtctctgatctgtcaaaggccactttcagtttcatgaatgaaaccagatcctccattagaaatttggaggcacaagtgggccagctgagtaagaaagttattgaaactcctcccagtactctcccaagcaatactgaagaaaatccaaaaggagagtgcaaggccattgatgtgatcaaaatGGCcaaatgcacaaaggaggaggaggacgaaaatcctagtgaggaagacctcctgggacgtccctcaagcatgaaggagtttcctattaaggatccagaggaatctgaggctcatctagagaccatagagatcccattaaatctccttctgccattcatgatccctgaagaatattcatcctctgaagaggatgaagatgtgactggagagcaagctgctctatatttgggagctatcatgaagctgaatgccaagctgtttggtaatgagacttgggaaagtaaacctcccttgctcattagtgaactagatacttggattcagaaaactctacctcaaaagaaacaagatcctggcaagttcttaataccttgtaccattggcaccatgagctttgaaaaagctctatgtgacctggggtcagggataaatcttatgccactctctgtaatggagaagatggggatcattgaggtacaacctgccttgttctcattacaattggcagataagtcagtgaggcaagcatatggattagtagaggacgtactagtgaaggttgaaggcctttacatccctactgacttcataatcctagatactaggaaggaaggtgatgaatgcatcatcctaggaagacctttcctagccacagcaggagctgtgatagatgtcaacagaggtgaattagtccttcaattgaatggagaataccttgtgtttcaggcacatggcaatccctctgtgacaaaagagagtaagcaagaagagcttctctcagttcaaggtcaagaagaacccacacagtcaaactctaagtttggtgttgtgaggccacaaccaaactctaagtttggtgtccaaaccccatatccaaactctaagtttggtgttgggaataccacacttaagttgacctgatcatcttgtggctccatgagagccactgtcaagctattgacattaaagaagcgcttgttgggaggcaacccaattttatttatctaattttattttattttgtttctttgctatttttatgttttattaggtacatgatcatgaggagtcacgaaaaaaatcaaaaaaattaaaaacagagtcaaaaacagaagaaaaaatttttcaccctggaggacgcacgggctggcgttcaacgcccagaaggagcatctttctggcgttcaacgccagaacagagcaccattctggcgctgaacgcccaaaacaagcaacaacctggcgtttaacgccaggatgcgcacacagaggacaatctggcgctgaacgccagaaacaagcatgaaactggcgttcaacgccagaaacatgcataacatgggcgtttaacgcccagaacgtgcatcaaggggcgtttgaacgccagaatgatgcatgaaggcatgttacatgcctatagggtgaaggaatggtatttcttttcacctcaggatctgtggaccccacaggatccccacctaacatattcacaccttaccttctaatccaaatctcattcccAATGTCACCCTTCCCAAAAAcattcatcaatcacctcaattcttCTTCCCAATTATctcattcaccattcacatcaacctcctcttcccatacaccccacctacctccataaaaattcaaattcaatttcccaccctttcccacccaaaatggccgaacctataccctcccccctccctataaatacccttccattcttcatcattttcacacaacacaaacaccttcttctctcatatagccgaaccctctcttctccctctctaccatcttttcttcttcttcttctactcttcttttctttttgcttggggacaagcaaattttaagtttggtgtggtaaaaagcctaagcttttttatttttcattcaccatcaatggcacctaagaccggagtttcctcaaagaaagaaaaagggaaagcaaaagcttcttcctccgagtcatgggagaaggagagattcatctccaagagccatcaagaccacttctatgatgttgtggcaaagaagaaagtgatccctgaggtccctttcaagctcaagaaaaatgagtatccggagatccgacatgaaattcaaagaagaggttgggaagtcttagccaaccccatgcaacaagtcggaattctcatggttcaagagttctatgccaatgcatggattactaggaaccatgaccaaagtatgaacccaagcccaaagaattatctcacaatggttagggggaaatacttggattttagtccggagaatgtgaggttggcgtttcatttgcctatgatgcaaggtgatgaacacccctacacaagaagggtcaactttaaccaaaggttggaccaagtcctaatggatatttgtgtggaaggcgcccaatggagagtagactccaaaggcaagccagtccaactaagaagactggacctcaagcctgtagctagaggatggttggagttcattcaaagatccatcatctctacaagcaaccgatctgaagttactgtggatcgggccatcatggttcatagcatcatgattggtgaagaagtagaggttcatgaagtcatctccaatgaactctacaaaatagctgacaagccttcatacatggcacggttagccttcccccaccttatatgccatctatgttactcagctggagttatcatagaaggagatgtctccattgaagaagacaagcccattaccaagaaaaagatggagcaaacaagggaagctcctcacggcctccaagaagaacatgaggaagtgcatcatcagcaaatgcctcaaggaatgcactttcctaccaacaactattgggagcaactcaacacctccttagaggatttgagtcataatgttgaacaactaagggtggaacatcatgagcactccatcattctccaagaaataagagaagatcaaagagcaatgagggaggagcaacaaaggcaaggaagggacatagaagagttgaagaacatcattggtccttcaagaagaagacgccactaaggtggattcattccttgttctttatttctttctgttttcggtttttaattattgtgtttatctatgttttgtgtctttatttcatgatcattagtatgtaaccatgccttaaagctatgaataaaatccattagtccttcacctctcttaaaagaaaaatgttttaattcaaaagaacaagaagtacataattttcgaaattattattgaatttagtttaattattttgatgtggtgacaatgcttttgttttctgaatgaatgaatgaacagtgcatatgtctttggatcttgttgtttatgagtgttaaaattgttggttcttgaaagaatgatgaacaaagagaaatgttattgatgatctgaaaaattcatggaattgattcttgaagcaagaaaaagcagtgaaaaagaaagcttgcgaaaaaaaaaagaaagaaaaaaatggcgaaaaaaaaaaaaagaaggagcagtagaaaaagccaatagcccttaaaaccaaaaggcaagggtaaaaaggatccaaggctttgagcatcaatggataggagggcccaaggaaattaaatccaggcccaaggaaattaaatccaggcctaagcggctaaaccaagctgtccctaaccatgtgcttgtgtcatgaaggtccaagtgaaaagcttgagactgagtggttaaagtcgtgatccaaggcaaaagagtgtgcttaagagctctggacaccactaactggggactttagcaaagctaagtcacaatctgaaaaggttcacccagttatgtgtctgtggcatttgtgtatccggtggtaatactggaagacaaagtgcttagggccacagccaagactcataagtagctgtgttcaagaatcaacatgcttaactaggaaagtcaataacactatccgaaattctaagctcctagagaagccaatcattcataaacttcaaaggaaaaagtgagatgccaaaactgttcagaagcaaaaagctacaagtcccgctcatgcaattaaattaatattcattgatattttggactttatagtatattctcttctttttatcctatttgattttcagttgcttggggacaagcaacaatttaagtttggtgttgtgatgagcggataatttatacgctttttggcattgtttttatatagtttttagtaagtttgagctacttttagggatgttttcattagtttttatgttaaattcacatttctggactttactatgagtttgtgtgtttttctgtgatttcaggtaaattctgactgaaattgagggatttgagcaaaactctgaaaaaggctgacaaaaggactgctgatgctgttggaatctgacctccctgcactcgaaatggattttctggagctacagacctccaattggcacgctctcaacggcgttggaaagtagacatccagggctttccagcaatatataatagtccatactttattcgaagaatgacgacgtaacttggcgttaaacgccaagttcatgctgctgtctggagttaaacgccagaaaaacgtcatgatccggagttgaacgcccaaaacacgtcataactcaaagttcaacgccaagaaatgccttagctcgtggattgatcaaagctcagcccaagcacacaccaagtgggccccggaagtggatttatgcatcaattacttactcatgtaaaccctagtagctagtctagtatatataggacctcttactattgtattagacatctttggtctcagttttgttttattcttcatcttaggagatcattgatcacgtttagggggctggccattcggccatgcctggacctcttttacttatgtattttcaacggtggagtttctgcacaccatagattaagggtgtggagctctgctgtacctcaaagattaatgaagttctattttcttttattcaattcctctcttattcttattccaagatattcattcgtacccaagaacatgatgaatgtgatgagctaataactctcatcatcattctcacttatgagcgcgcgtgattgacaaccacttccgttctacatgcaacaaagcttgaatgtgtatctctgagattccccaacagaatcttcgtggtataagctagatggatggcggcattcatctggatccggaaagtccaaccttgtctgtggtgttccgagtaggatcctgagaatccggaaagtctcaccttatctgtggtattccgagtaggatcccgttcatgaatgactgtgacgtgcttcaaactttaacctgctgggcgttagtgacaaacgcaaaagagggattctattccagtaggagcgggaaccaaccggtgattggccgtactgtgacagagtgcgtgcattagctttcactgcgaggatgggatgtagctatcaaccatgggtgatgcctccagactggttagctgtgcgagtgacagccgtacaggttatttccccgagaggaatgaaagtagccacagctgatagtgaacccctatacaaagcttgccatggagaggagtaagaaggattgagtagaagcaatgggatagcaggcgtccgagagctctacagcatctccattccgcttatctgaaattcctaccaatgaatctgcataagtatctctatcccttttattattcctttttattagaacaatccaattatcactattacaaatgttcaatccgcctaactgagatttgcaaggtgaccatagcttgcttcataccaacaatctctgtggattcgacccttactcacgtaaggttattacttggacgacccagtacacttgctggttagttgaacggagttgtgaagaaaataaacagtgccataagagtatacatcctttataaacaaataacaagtgatcacaatttcatccaccaatATAACATGCCGCTAGCATTAGAGGTGGATATACGAGTAGTCTGGTCCATTTAGTTCAGATCACTGAGGGTTAAATATTAATAGATTGAGTCGGATTAGttcgatatatatatatatatatatatatatatatatatatatatatatatatatatattagattgttttgaaaatgttatgaaaaaaGTATAAGATATTTATTTATCAGTAAGTGATGATGGATTCAGCAACAATGATGATGCGATTTATGAGATTTTTTGTAAAGAAGTCGAAAAGAAGAAGATTTTGGGTGAGGATGAATGAGTTTCTCTTACATAGCTATAGAGTATGAATTGAAGCTGTGAATCACTGATTCTGTGATGTGAGgcaaattttaattcttaaaaagtgtttatatgtatatattcgGAGCGGGTACACCCTAAACTCGACCATGTATTGTTTTAAGCAAAATCTGCTCTGATTCGGATCAAGTTATTATCCTCCCTAATCGAGTATAGACGGGTCGGGTACCCGCGTATTCGGGTACTGCCAAGTCTAACAATGTATTGACGCTTCATTTATTAAGGGTTTACCGTTAGCCAATAGATTGCTACACACAAGACAAATTTTAAACTCCTAATAATCGTTTAAATAAACGAGTGAGATGATCACTCAACAAATTCAAATTGATTAagacaaatactaattatttttaatattttaatattaaaaatcttaagagtttaattttaattataattttataaaatatttataataattattattatatatattttatttaatcttttaataaaatttttatagaattttatatattatgtcGTACCTGTACGggaatatatattaattatatatacttAAAGTAGGCTAATGGATTGCCCATTAAACCGTGAATTCAATATGTTTAACCTATGAGTTAAATTGTGCcaattaaaaaattcattaaaactaaagataaaaaaaaattatagatttAAGTGGTATCAATCGCAGATTAAATGAATTGACCTATAATCTGTGTACCAGGCCTACACATTGACTGTTTTAATAACACAAAATGTAAAACTGGTCAGAGTTTaggaatgaattttttggattCGCCTCCTCTAAAATTATATTgtcactttaaaaaaaaatacattgttaattacttTTAGATTAATAGTAGagttaataaataataaatgttacaaatttaaaaataattaaaatatcacttcaatattttactaatattgtcattttaaattttttttttattttttatataaaatcatAAATCAATTGGAGAAAATATGAAACATGTCTTATTATAAAAGTGTGGATATCTTGTAAACACATCTTTTATGAGTTGAGTAGTTTTGTCAATTCATTAATTCATTAACAACAACAGTAATGCTATGGTGCTGAAGAAAAAAAGTTTCAGCAGGTACTGAAACTAGATGGCATAATAAAAAAGCTTACGCGTGTATCTATTGCCTCCAAGGCCCCAACAAATCCTACAATGTACCCAGAGATTGATGAAAGAAGATAATTAATTAGatgttatttgattttgttaatgatgatgattaagTTGTTGGATTTTTTTGGAAATCCAATAAATATTTGGTATGTAATGTATTGCAGGTCCAAGAAAAATTGGAtgttgtaataaaaaaattgtacagcctgataaaataaataacaataataataacacaatagttataaataatttattggtACCAAATACGATTCCTACATTTACTCTTATTATTGGGTTTGATAAAAAATCATCCACAGCTATCTCAAAATGTAAGAGTTTACCACCTTACAAAGAACAATAATAATGCGTGGCGAGGCTTTGTACCGATGGCCTATTTGTTGGCCTCCTATAACCACATTCCAATTTCGATTTTCAGCTGTAGTTGGGTGTGATAGAACCTAAATTGTGTGTGTAAGTGTGGTGTGCGTGAGTGGATAATGCTTAGAATTGGGAGTTATCCAATTCatcgacaaaaaaaaaaaaacaataataatgcaTCTTCGTTATTTATACAATATTTAGGGTTAATTGCATGTGATACAAGTTAAATATTTTAGATCATGTATGTAGCctttagattttaaaaaatatgcaaaattatttttttgtttatttttttaaatttgaaaatagcTAGaccttttaattaattttttaaaacgtttattttaattaaaagagtaaagtatcatttatgtccccaacgtttgggatAAGTCTCAAATCtatccctaacgttttaaaCGTCCTATTTGTATCCCAAACGTTTCTAAATGTAGTCAATGTTGTCCTACCGTTAAAATGGCAAATATTTCGTTAACGGCGTAGCCTACGTGGACGTTATGTGACATGATGTCAGAGCATATGTTGTTACCgttattgaattaaaaaaataataaatgtgaAGCAGAGGGTCCTCTTCGAAACCCTAATCCCCAAATCTTTGCTTCTTGTTGCTGTTGCGCTGCCTCTGAAGGGCGATTCCGTATCAGATTTTGAAATAtcaaaactatattttttttccgCTTTTCAGTATTGAATCATTCAACTTTTCATTACTAGGAAGCTTTTTAAGTAAAGAACAAACATATGGAGGACACTTTTTAAGTTCGGCCAAATCGATCTCTGCCTTGAAATCGAGTTCTTCTTCTAAAGACTCCATAGTCACATAAGAAACTTTCTCTTTTCGAGTAAAATGTTTACTCTTTAATTTCAGCTCATTCCTATgtttatccttttcttttttcataagTTCGACCTGACGAACCTTTTCAGCCCAATGGGCTAAATCAAGAATATGCACATTAAGCAACTTTCGACGCATATAAAATCCTAGTGCCATAACTGCTATTTTCACCACTTCACTCTCAGGTAACAAAACATAGTATCTACTTCTAGAATTTTTGAAACGTATCATATAATCATCAATGGTTTCACCATCCTCACGTTTCAAAGCAACTAGATCAGTAACTGTCACATTCAATTTTCCTCGATAAAATTAGGCGTGAAAAGCAGTTTCTAACTGATTCCATGTCCTTATCGAATTTGGTCTAAGATTCAAAAACCAAATAAACGCATTCTTCGTTAACGAAGAAGGAAAAAACttcattttcaaaatttcataaTTGGCTAAATTTCCAATCTCAGCCAAATATCGAGCAACATGTTCAGTGGTCGATTCTCCCACTTCTCCTGCAAATTTTGTGATTATCTTTGGATTTTTCACCCCTCTTAGCACTTCAACCATTTGAACAACTTGAGGGAAAGCAGACAAAAAATGAGGTCGATTCATAAAACCGACATTTAAACCAACTCGATTGAGTACTTCTTCCACAATTCTGGTGACTTGATAACGTTCACCACCATGATTAGCACGTAACCTCGCTAGAAATTCATCAGCATCTTGACCACGGGGAACTACATGAAGATTTTctctatttaaaatattattttcattttgaaacatatttttaaatcctTCATTATTTCCCCTGGCATTATGCCTTTCACCTTCCTCATAATCCACTATTCAAGCAATACGTTCGACTTGTCTAGCAAGACGTTCGAATTTCGATTCGTAATCAGCTATCATAAGATTTAGAATTGTGGTCATTTGTTGAGTTAACAAATTGACTAAGTCATGATGACTTTTCTCTACAAGTTGTCGATATGCCGCCATAGAATTAGCAACATTCGAAGTAGAGCCCACATTATAATAACGAGAATACTCGGAATGTTATTGATGGTTTTGAGAATTATTCCCTCCATTTACACTCCCAAATCGAACAGGAGGAACAAAATTACCCACCGGTGGAGTGTAACCGGAAGGAAGGCCATAAGGAGGCCAACCGGTAGTTATTGGAGGTGGTGGCAAATTACCACGTGGACGAATATTACGTCCAACATTTTCAGTTTGCACAGTGGTAACTGCTATGCTTTCACTTTCAATC includes:
- the LOC130934580 gene encoding uncharacterized protein LOC130934580; amino-acid sequence: MAAYRQLVEKSHHDLVNLLTQQMTTILNLMIADYESKFERLARQVELPRGQDADEFLARLRANHGGERYQVTRIVEEVLNRVGLNVGFMNRPHFLSAFPQVVQMVEVLRGVKNPKIITKFAGEVGESTTEHVARYLAEIGNLANYEILKMKFFPSSLTKNAFIWFLNLRPNSIRTWNQLETAFHA